One segment of Bacillus horti DNA contains the following:
- the sdaAB gene encoding L-serine ammonia-lyase, iron-sulfur-dependent subunit beta, with product MKYRTVFDIIGPIMIGPSSSHTAGAARIGKVARNIFGRKPERAEITFYGSFAQTYKGHGTEVATIGGILDLDTHDEGIIRAKELAQEQGIDISVKTSEEETEHPNTAKIKLFDQQGDIEIVGISIGGGNIEIISMNGFNLRLSGHHPALLVLHEDRYGMIAAVSNILSKYQVNIGHMEVARKSKGSEALMAIESDQQIPDELLEEIRQIPFILTVTRLQA from the coding sequence TTGAAATATAGAACGGTTTTTGACATTATCGGCCCAATAATGATTGGTCCTTCTAGCTCTCATACAGCTGGTGCAGCAAGAATAGGAAAAGTGGCTAGAAATATCTTTGGTCGAAAGCCTGAGCGGGCAGAGATTACGTTTTATGGTTCTTTTGCTCAGACGTATAAGGGGCATGGTACAGAGGTAGCAACGATAGGAGGAATCCTAGATCTAGATACACATGATGAAGGAATAATCCGAGCTAAGGAGTTAGCCCAGGAACAAGGTATAGATATCAGTGTAAAAACGAGTGAAGAAGAAACAGAGCATCCGAATACAGCGAAGATTAAGCTATTCGATCAGCAAGGAGATATTGAAATAGTAGGAATCTCTATTGGTGGTGGAAATATTGAAATTATTTCTATGAATGGCTTTAATCTTAGACTATCAGGGCATCACCCTGCGTTACTTGTTCTACACGAGGATCGCTACGGGATGATCGCAGCCGTATCAAACATTTTAAGTAAATATCAGGTGAACATCGGCCATATGGAGGTAGCCCGGAAATCAAAGGGCTCTGAAGCTTTAATGGCTATCGAATCAGATCAACAGATTCCCGATGAATTGCTAGAAGAAATTAGACAAATCCCATTTATTCTTACTGTGACAAGATTGCAGGCATAA
- the acpP gene encoding acyl carrier protein — protein MAEVFDRVKKIIVDRLDVDEAEVKLEASFKDDLGADSLDVVELVMELEDEFDLEISDEEAEKISTVGEVVTYIEANQ, from the coding sequence GTGGCAGAAGTTTTTGATCGTGTAAAAAAGATTATCGTTGACCGTCTCGATGTAGATGAGGCTGAAGTTAAGCTTGAAGCGTCCTTCAAGGATGATCTAGGTGCTGATTCTTTAGATGTTGTTGAATTAGTGATGGAGCTTGAAGACGAATTTGATCTTGAAATTTCAGATGAAGAGGCAGAAAAAATTTCTACAGTAGGTGAGGTTGTGACCTACATAGAGGCTAATCAATAA
- the recG gene encoding ATP-dependent DNA helicase RecG, translated as MKHPLQQSITTLQGVGEERASDLSLLGVRTISDLLQYFPYKHEDRRIRDLTEVGHEEKVTIEGQIHSEPAVRFYGRKKSRMTVRVLVDNRYLVTCILFNRHFAKKQFTIGKTAFFTGKLDKHRMQLTVQDYSFQPKRQPDAEQDAGGIVPVYTVGEHVSTKFLHKLIEQALQKYQDHIVEILPNALIQKYKLMERRNAIKAIHLPQDMDEFKLAKRRMIYEEFFLFQLKMHALRRTKREQIEGVAHQIDTEQIQHFLSSLPYKLTNAQQNALQDITKDMTSTSAMNRLLQGDVGSGKTAVAAIALYASNTAGCQGAIMVPTEILAEQHYQSMQSFFKDTSVQIALLTGSSKAKERREILAGLQMGLIDIVIGTHALIQDTVVFSKLGLVVIDEQHRFGVEQRRKLRQKGTSPDVLFMTATPIPRTLAITAFGDMDVSVIDELPAGRKRIETYWVKPDMFDRALDFIRKELAAGRQAYFICPLIEESEKLDVQNAIDVHAQLTQALPQFKVALLHGRLHSDEKETVMREFSQNEAQLLVSTTVVEVGVNVPNATLMIVQDADRFGLSQLHQLRGRVGRGEHQSYCILIADPKSEIGMERMRIMKETSDGFELAQQDLELRGPGDFFGTKQSGLPEFVFGDMIHDYRILEIARDDAAKLVQSDAFWQEQIYPQLLEYLVHEGVLDSETLD; from the coding sequence GTGAAACATCCATTACAGCAGTCCATTACAACATTACAAGGTGTAGGAGAGGAGCGCGCAAGCGACCTCTCCTTATTAGGTGTCCGTACAATCAGTGATTTGCTTCAATACTTTCCCTATAAGCATGAGGATCGCCGGATAAGAGACCTAACAGAAGTGGGACACGAGGAGAAGGTAACCATAGAAGGTCAGATTCACAGTGAGCCTGCTGTGCGTTTTTATGGTCGTAAAAAGTCCAGAATGACCGTCCGTGTGTTAGTGGACAATAGATATTTAGTTACATGTATTCTCTTTAATCGCCATTTTGCCAAGAAGCAATTTACTATAGGGAAAACCGCCTTTTTTACAGGGAAGCTGGACAAGCATAGAATGCAGCTAACCGTACAGGATTACTCTTTTCAGCCTAAGCGTCAGCCTGATGCTGAGCAGGATGCAGGGGGAATTGTTCCCGTGTACACGGTAGGTGAGCATGTTTCAACGAAGTTTTTACATAAGTTAATCGAGCAAGCTCTTCAAAAGTATCAAGATCATATTGTGGAAATCTTGCCTAATGCCCTTATTCAGAAATATAAGCTTATGGAAAGAAGAAATGCGATAAAAGCCATCCATTTACCTCAGGATATGGATGAGTTCAAGCTGGCGAAAAGAAGGATGATTTATGAGGAGTTCTTTTTGTTCCAGTTAAAAATGCACGCTCTACGTCGTACAAAGCGTGAGCAAATTGAAGGGGTAGCTCATCAGATTGATACAGAACAAATTCAGCATTTTCTAAGCAGTCTCCCCTACAAGCTGACCAATGCACAGCAAAACGCTTTACAGGACATTACCAAGGATATGACCTCAACAAGCGCTATGAACCGTCTTTTGCAGGGGGATGTAGGTTCAGGGAAAACGGCAGTTGCTGCTATTGCTTTGTATGCCTCCAATACAGCAGGCTGTCAGGGAGCAATTATGGTTCCTACCGAAATTCTAGCCGAGCAGCATTATCAGTCGATGCAGAGTTTTTTCAAGGATACCTCTGTACAAATTGCTCTGCTAACGGGAAGCAGTAAGGCGAAGGAAAGACGGGAAATCCTTGCTGGCCTTCAAATGGGACTAATCGATATTGTGATTGGGACACACGCCTTAATTCAAGACACGGTTGTATTCTCAAAGCTTGGATTAGTTGTCATCGACGAGCAGCATCGCTTTGGGGTAGAACAGCGGCGTAAATTGCGTCAAAAAGGGACCTCTCCAGATGTTCTATTTATGACAGCTACTCCTATTCCTAGAACTCTTGCCATCACAGCCTTTGGTGATATGGATGTATCTGTGATTGATGAGCTACCAGCGGGCCGGAAACGGATTGAGACATATTGGGTGAAGCCGGATATGTTTGATCGTGCTCTAGATTTTATTAGGAAAGAGCTGGCGGCAGGTAGACAGGCGTATTTCATTTGTCCGTTAATTGAAGAATCGGAAAAGCTTGATGTACAAAATGCGATTGATGTTCATGCACAGCTTACCCAAGCGTTACCACAGTTTAAGGTGGCTCTTTTACATGGCAGACTACATAGTGATGAAAAAGAAACAGTAATGAGAGAGTTTTCTCAGAATGAGGCGCAGCTATTGGTTTCAACAACAGTTGTTGAGGTTGGAGTTAATGTACCCAATGCGACGTTAATGATTGTTCAGGATGCCGATCGATTTGGCTTATCTCAGCTTCATCAGCTACGAGGTAGGGTAGGGCGAGGTGAGCATCAGTCCTACTGTATCTTAATAGCTGATCCAAAGTCTGAGATAGGTATGGAACGCATGAGGATTATGAAGGAAACCAGTGACGGCTTTGAGCTAGCTCAACAGGATTTGGAGCTACGCGGACCAGGGGACTTCTTCGGAACAAAGCAAAGCGGTTTGCCAGAATTTGTCTTTGGAGACATGATTCATGATTATCGGATTCTTGAGATTGCTAGAGATGATGCAGCTAAGCTTGTTCAAAGTGATGCATTCTGGCAGGAGCAAATATATCCGCAGTTGCTAGAGTACCTTGTTCATGAAGGTGTTTTGGATAGTGAAACACTGGACTAA
- the plsX gene encoding phosphate acyltransferase PlsX yields MKIALDAMGGDHAPKSIVDGALLALEEFKDIELVLVGKEQEILAHLPESTDRSRVQIVHTEEVIETDEEPVKAVRRKKDSSLVTATRLVKEKEVQACISAGNTGAYMTAGLLVTGRIKGIERPALATYFPTVSGKFCLVLDVGANLEAKPSHLLQYAQMGLIYAENVMGISNPKVGLLNVGTEDGKGNDLSKQTFALLKDHIPQFHGNVEARDVPFGVTDVVVCDGFSGNVLLKTAEGTGGAIFAMLKEELTKNLANKLATLVLKSSFKKIKKSMDYAEYGGVPLLGLAGGCIKAHGSSEGYAIKNAIAQAREFIQQDVLEAIQSAVQKESEEQ; encoded by the coding sequence ATGAAAATTGCTCTGGATGCTATGGGTGGGGATCACGCTCCAAAATCAATCGTTGATGGAGCCCTTTTAGCCCTTGAGGAATTTAAGGATATTGAACTTGTTTTAGTAGGGAAGGAGCAGGAGATTCTGGCTCACCTTCCCGAGTCTACAGATCGTTCAAGAGTACAAATCGTGCATACTGAAGAAGTCATTGAAACAGATGAGGAGCCTGTTAAAGCGGTAAGGCGCAAGAAGGATTCCTCTTTAGTTACAGCCACTAGACTTGTTAAGGAGAAAGAGGTTCAAGCCTGTATATCAGCAGGGAATACAGGAGCCTATATGACAGCAGGCTTATTAGTAACTGGTCGAATTAAGGGAATAGAGCGTCCTGCTTTAGCTACGTATTTCCCTACAGTATCGGGGAAGTTTTGCTTAGTGCTAGACGTAGGAGCGAACCTAGAGGCGAAACCGAGTCACTTGCTGCAATATGCTCAAATGGGCTTAATCTATGCAGAAAACGTGATGGGTATTTCCAATCCTAAGGTTGGATTGCTGAATGTCGGTACTGAGGACGGCAAAGGAAATGATTTGTCTAAGCAGACATTTGCTTTATTAAAGGATCATATTCCTCAATTTCACGGCAATGTTGAAGCAAGAGACGTTCCTTTTGGAGTGACAGATGTCGTGGTGTGTGACGGTTTTTCCGGTAATGTCTTGCTTAAGACGGCGGAGGGAACAGGTGGAGCTATCTTTGCCATGCTAAAAGAGGAGCTTACCAAAAACCTAGCAAATAAGCTCGCTACGCTAGTTTTGAAATCTAGCTTTAAAAAAATTAAAAAATCCATGGATTACGCTGAATATGGTGGTGTTCCGCTACTAGGCTTAGCAGGAGGCTGTATTAAAGCCCATGGCTCATCAGAGGGATATGCCATTAAAAACGCAATCGCTCAGGCAAGAGAGTTTATTCAGCAGGACGTGCTTGAAGCTATTCAAAGCGCGGTACAGAAAGAGAGTGAAGAACAGTGA
- the fapR gene encoding transcription factor FapR — MAKRSKKERQDLLLDTLKKNPFMTDEELSELFQVSVQTIRLDRLEKAIPELRERIKTVAEQNYDEVRSLLAHEVIGEIIDLQLDQSAISILDIRSEHVFTRNQIARGHHLFAQANSLAVAIINDELALTASAEIRFLRAVKLGERVVAKAKVEEKAEDRTKVQVESYIGEELVFSGRFIVFRSDHQRT, encoded by the coding sequence ATGGCTAAACGCTCTAAGAAGGAAAGACAGGATCTGCTTCTAGATACATTAAAAAAGAATCCCTTTATGACAGATGAGGAGTTATCTGAGCTGTTTCAGGTCAGTGTCCAAACGATTCGTTTGGATCGTTTAGAAAAAGCAATACCTGAGCTTAGAGAACGAATTAAAACGGTTGCTGAGCAAAATTATGATGAAGTGCGCTCTTTACTGGCTCATGAGGTTATTGGGGAAATTATAGATTTACAGCTTGACCAAAGCGCTATTTCTATATTAGATATCCGATCGGAGCATGTATTTACAAGAAACCAAATCGCACGGGGTCATCATTTGTTTGCTCAAGCTAATTCATTAGCTGTAGCGATTATCAATGATGAGCTCGCTTTAACTGCGTCTGCTGAGATTCGCTTCTTACGTGCGGTAAAACTAGGTGAGCGGGTTGTTGCCAAAGCGAAGGTTGAAGAAAAAGCAGAGGATCGGACAAAGGTGCAGGTAGAATCCTATATTGGGGAAGAATTAGTTTTTTCAGGTCGCTTCATCGTTTTCCGTAGTGATCATCAAAGAACCTAA
- the sdaAA gene encoding L-serine ammonia-lyase, iron-sulfur-dependent, subunit alpha gives MKTFKNVAELLTICQEEQKKIADVMIEQEIEISGKSREEIWTQMEKAFEIMEKAVHRGITEDVRSHSGLTGGAGKKLQEYIATGNFLSGETVLDAVSKAMATNEVNAAMGTICATPTAGAAGIVPGCLFSVSQKLNATREQQIEFLFTSGAIGYVIANNAFIAGATGGCQAETGSASAMAAAAIVEMAGGTPEQSSHAMAIALQNMLGLVCDPVAGLVEVPCVKRNAIGASIAMVAADMALAGITFIIPADEVIDAMYKIGKVMPHTLKETALGGLAATPTGKALEAKVFGAKPN, from the coding sequence ATGAAAACATTTAAAAATGTCGCAGAGCTATTAACCATATGCCAAGAGGAGCAGAAGAAGATTGCTGATGTGATGATTGAGCAGGAAATTGAGATTTCTGGAAAGTCTAGAGAGGAAATCTGGACACAGATGGAAAAGGCCTTTGAGATCATGGAAAAGGCTGTACACCGTGGAATTACGGAGGATGTGCGCTCTCATAGCGGACTTACAGGGGGAGCGGGCAAAAAGCTCCAAGAGTATATTGCGACTGGAAACTTTCTTTCGGGAGAGACCGTATTAGATGCGGTTAGTAAAGCGATGGCTACCAATGAAGTGAATGCAGCAATGGGAACGATTTGTGCCACACCTACGGCAGGAGCTGCAGGTATCGTACCGGGCTGTTTATTCAGTGTTTCTCAAAAGTTGAATGCAACAAGAGAACAGCAAATTGAGTTTCTATTTACCTCTGGAGCTATTGGCTATGTGATTGCCAATAATGCGTTTATTGCAGGGGCTACAGGAGGTTGTCAAGCTGAGACAGGCTCTGCCTCTGCTATGGCAGCAGCAGCTATTGTAGAGATGGCTGGCGGAACACCAGAGCAATCTTCACATGCGATGGCGATTGCCCTTCAGAATATGCTCGGTTTAGTTTGTGATCCAGTTGCCGGATTAGTGGAAGTACCTTGTGTAAAAAGAAACGCAATTGGTGCATCAATTGCCATGGTTGCAGCAGACATGGCTTTAGCTGGTATAACCTTTATTATTCCAGCCGATGAGGTTATTGATGCGATGTATAAGATCGGAAAGGTTATGCCTCATACATTAAAAGAAACCGCATTGGGGGGATTGGCAGCCACACCAACCGGAAAAGCCCTTGAAGCTAAAGTGTTTGGTGCGAAGCCGAATTGA
- the fabD gene encoding ACP S-malonyltransferase yields MSKTAFIFPGQGSQHVGMGLELAEHYPEAKEIFEQADNALGYSLSKLCFEGPEEDLKLTYHTQPAILTTSIAFYEVFKKHTQKPTYVAGHSLGEYSALVAAEALAFEDAVQIVRKRGQFMDEAVPAGEGAMAAVIGGEREVIGQICEEITLTGNSVQMANMNCPGQIVISGTKEGVEQAGVKLKEAGGVRRVIPLVVSGPFHSDLMKPAASKLSHVLEGTTFQTAKVPVVTNVDARPVMLGEDIEHALVEQVFSPVLWEDSIQWMIEAGVSTFIEIGPGQVLSGLVKKINKEVTHYSVSDLASLEKAIQSQG; encoded by the coding sequence GTGAGTAAAACAGCTTTTATCTTTCCCGGTCAAGGCTCACAGCATGTTGGCATGGGACTTGAGCTTGCTGAGCATTATCCTGAAGCGAAGGAAATCTTTGAACAAGCGGATAACGCATTAGGTTATTCATTATCTAAGCTATGCTTTGAAGGACCAGAAGAGGATTTGAAGCTTACCTATCATACACAACCAGCTATCTTAACAACGAGTATCGCTTTTTATGAAGTGTTCAAAAAGCATACTCAGAAGCCTACGTATGTTGCGGGCCATAGCCTAGGAGAATATTCTGCTCTTGTGGCAGCAGAAGCGTTAGCTTTTGAGGATGCTGTTCAAATCGTACGTAAGCGTGGACAGTTTATGGACGAAGCGGTTCCGGCAGGCGAAGGAGCTATGGCTGCCGTTATAGGTGGTGAACGCGAGGTTATTGGGCAAATATGTGAGGAGATCACTTTGACAGGTAACTCCGTACAAATGGCCAATATGAACTGTCCAGGTCAAATTGTTATATCTGGAACGAAGGAAGGCGTTGAGCAAGCTGGAGTTAAGCTTAAGGAAGCAGGAGGAGTACGTCGGGTGATTCCTCTAGTTGTAAGTGGACCGTTCCATTCTGATCTGATGAAGCCTGCTGCTAGTAAGCTGTCCCATGTGTTAGAGGGGACAACGTTCCAAACGGCGAAGGTTCCTGTAGTCACCAATGTGGATGCACGTCCAGTCATGCTCGGTGAAGATATTGAACATGCCTTAGTCGAACAGGTTTTTTCTCCGGTTTTATGGGAGGACTCCATCCAATGGATGATTGAAGCAGGGGTAAGTACGTTTATCGAAATTGGCCCTGGTCAAGTACTGTCAGGGTTGGTGAAAAAGATCAACAAGGAAGTGACCCATTATTCTGTCTCTGATCTAGCATCACTTGAAAAGGCTATACAATCTCAAGGCTGA
- a CDS encoding beta-ketoacyl-ACP synthase III, producing MPEKVLTNADLEKMVDTSDEWIITRTGIRERRVADEHTASSDLAYEASLKALENSGVKAEDIDVIIVATVTPDMSFPSTACILQEKLGAKKAAAFDLSAACSGFLYGVTTAAQFIQNGLYKHALIVGVECLSKITNWEDRNTCVLFGDGAGAVVMGPTEEGYGFLSYELGADGSGGPLLQQPGGGSRNPLSPTLLENDMQYIKMSGGDVFKFAVRVMEQVSESVIEKAGLKKEDVSLLVPHQANLRIIDAARKRLDLDTDRVVINLDRYGNMSSASIPVALDEAIKEGRVKKGDVLVLVGFGGGLTWGGSVIRWNM from the coding sequence ATGCCTGAAAAAGTATTAACAAATGCAGATTTAGAAAAAATGGTGGATACGTCCGATGAGTGGATTATTACACGAACAGGGATACGCGAAAGAAGAGTGGCCGATGAGCATACAGCTTCTTCTGATCTTGCCTATGAAGCGAGCTTAAAAGCGCTGGAAAACTCGGGCGTAAAAGCTGAGGATATAGATGTCATTATTGTAGCTACAGTAACTCCAGATATGTCTTTTCCATCTACGGCTTGTATTTTACAGGAGAAGTTAGGAGCGAAAAAAGCGGCTGCTTTTGATCTGTCTGCTGCTTGCTCTGGCTTTTTATATGGAGTAACGACGGCTGCTCAATTTATCCAAAATGGTTTGTATAAGCATGCTTTAATTGTTGGAGTAGAGTGTCTATCCAAAATTACAAACTGGGAAGACCGCAATACCTGTGTCTTATTTGGTGATGGGGCTGGAGCCGTAGTAATGGGGCCAACGGAAGAAGGATATGGGTTTTTATCCTATGAGCTTGGAGCTGATGGTAGTGGTGGTCCTTTGCTTCAGCAGCCAGGAGGAGGATCTCGTAATCCGTTATCCCCTACTTTGTTAGAAAATGACATGCAATATATTAAAATGAGCGGTGGAGATGTGTTTAAGTTTGCTGTACGAGTGATGGAGCAGGTATCTGAGTCGGTGATTGAAAAAGCTGGACTAAAGAAAGAGGATGTATCCTTACTTGTTCCTCACCAAGCGAATCTTCGAATCATTGATGCTGCACGGAAACGGTTAGATCTAGATACAGATCGTGTCGTGATTAATTTAGATAGGTATGGGAATATGTCTTCAGCCTCTATTCCTGTTGCGTTAGACGAAGCGATAAAAGAAGGCAGAGTTAAAAAAGGTGATGTACTTGTTCTTGTCGGTTTTGGCGGAGGTTTAACCTGGGGTGGTAGTGTCATTCGTTGGAATATGTAG
- the fabG gene encoding 3-oxoacyl-[acyl-carrier-protein] reductase, whose protein sequence is MSLQGKVALVTGGARGIGRAISLELAKAGADVAINYGGSEAAAVELVKEIEALGQKALAIQANVAESESVQAMVKQVVEHFGQLDILVNNAGITRDNLLMRMKEEEWDDVINVNLKGVFNCIKAVTRQMMKQRSGRMINISSVVGVLGNPGQANYVAAKAGVIGLTKTTARELASRGITVNAIAPGFIETEMTAKLGEDIQEGILSQIPLARLGQAEEIAKAVRFLASDDAAYITGQTLHVDGGMAMP, encoded by the coding sequence GTGAGCTTACAAGGAAAAGTAGCTCTTGTCACAGGTGGGGCACGCGGAATCGGACGTGCGATCTCACTGGAGCTAGCCAAGGCTGGTGCTGATGTAGCCATTAACTATGGCGGTAGTGAGGCTGCGGCTGTTGAGCTTGTAAAGGAAATTGAAGCGCTTGGACAAAAAGCTTTAGCGATTCAAGCCAATGTTGCTGAATCCGAAAGTGTCCAAGCTATGGTTAAACAAGTAGTAGAGCATTTTGGACAGTTAGATATTCTAGTAAATAACGCAGGAATTACTCGAGACAATCTACTGATGAGAATGAAGGAAGAGGAATGGGATGACGTGATTAACGTCAACCTAAAGGGCGTATTTAACTGTATCAAAGCGGTTACTCGTCAAATGATGAAGCAACGCTCTGGCCGGATGATTAATATCTCCTCTGTTGTTGGAGTGCTTGGAAACCCTGGGCAAGCAAATTATGTAGCGGCGAAGGCGGGAGTCATCGGCTTAACGAAAACAACGGCTCGTGAACTAGCTTCAAGAGGAATTACCGTTAATGCGATTGCACCAGGATTTATTGAAACGGAAATGACAGCTAAGCTAGGTGAGGACATTCAGGAGGGCATTTTATCTCAAATTCCACTTGCCCGGTTAGGTCAGGCTGAAGAAATTGCGAAGGCTGTTCGTTTTCTGGCATCTGATGATGCCGCTTATATTACCGGTCAAACCCTACATGTTGATGGCGGAATGGCGATGCCGTAA